Genomic segment of Sphingomonas sp. KRR8:
CCGCCAGCTTACCGCGAGGACATCCTGCCAGACGTGTCCAACCGGCAGATCCTGCGGGTCTCCATCGAGGCCGGAACTACCATTGGCTGGGAGCGATACACCGGCTTGCACGGGCTTAGGATCGGCTTTGACGGCTTCGGCGCCTCGGCGCCGGCCCATGACCTCTATGAACATTTCGGACTGACACCGGACGCGATCACGTCGCGAATTCTGGCGCACATGGATCAAAGGGAGATGAGATGACCAAGGTTGCCATCAACGGGTTCGGCCGCATCGGCCGACTGGTCGCACGCGCGATCCTTGAGCGGCCTGATTGCGGCCTTGAACTGGTTGCGATCAACGATCTTGCCGATGCTAAGTCCAACGCCTGGTTGTTCAAGCGTGACAGTGTCCACGGCGCCTTTCCGGGCGAGGTCAGCGCCGAAGGCGACTCGCTTGTCGTCAACGGAAAGCACATCCGCGTTACTGCGGAACGCGACCCCGCGAAGCTGCCGCACCGAGAGCTCGGCGTCGAACTGGCGCTCGAGTGCACCGGCTTCTTCACCGACAAGGAAGGCGGCCAGAAGCACCTCGACGCAGGCGCCAAGCGCGTCCTGATCTCCGCTCCCGCCAAGGGCGCCGACCTGACGGTGGTCTATGGCGTCAATCACGACAAGCTGACGCCCGAGCACAAGATCGTCTCCAACGCGAGCTGCACCACCAACTGCCTCGCACCGGTCGCCAAGGTGCTGAACGACGCGATCGGGATCGAGCGCGGGCTGATGACTACCGTCCACGCCTATACCAACGACCAGAAGATCCTCGACCAAATCCACTCTGACCTGCGTCGCGCCCGTGCGGCGGCGATGAACATCATTCCGACCACCACCGGCGCCGCCCGCGCGGTGGGCGAGGTGCTGCCGGAGCTCAAGGGCAAGCTGGACGGCTCGGCCGTGCGCGTGCCCGTGCCGGACGGAAGCCTTATCGACCTGACCTTCACGCCCAAGCGACCGACCAGCGTCGAGGAAGTGAACGGCGCGCTTAAGGCAGCGAGCGAAAGCGGGCCGCTCAAGGGCGTTCTGGTCTATTCGGACGAACCGCTCGTCTCGATCGACATTGTGCATACCCCGCAGAGCTCGACAGTTGACAGCCTCGAGACTGCCGTGCTCGAGGGCACGCTGGTCCGGGTGGTCAGCTGGTACGACAATGAGTGGGGCTTCTCGAACCGCATGGTGGACACCGCCTGTGCGATGGCGAAGCTCGGCTGAGCATGCCGTTCAAGACCCTCGACGAGCTACCCCCGGATCTGACCGGCAAGCGAGTCCTCGTCCGCGTCGACCTGA
This window contains:
- the gap gene encoding type I glyceraldehyde-3-phosphate dehydrogenase; this encodes MTKVAINGFGRIGRLVARAILERPDCGLELVAINDLADAKSNAWLFKRDSVHGAFPGEVSAEGDSLVVNGKHIRVTAERDPAKLPHRELGVELALECTGFFTDKEGGQKHLDAGAKRVLISAPAKGADLTVVYGVNHDKLTPEHKIVSNASCTTNCLAPVAKVLNDAIGIERGLMTTVHAYTNDQKILDQIHSDLRRARAAAMNIIPTTTGAARAVGEVLPELKGKLDGSAVRVPVPDGSLIDLTFTPKRPTSVEEVNGALKAASESGPLKGVLVYSDEPLVSIDIVHTPQSSTVDSLETAVLEGTLVRVVSWYDNEWGFSNRMVDTACAMAKLG